One segment of Xanthomonas oryzae pv. oryzae DNA contains the following:
- a CDS encoding acetylglutamate kinase translates to MSLPAQPHKQTRQTIVRLLSSMASAKEISQYLKRFSQVDAKRFAVVKVGGAVLRDDLDALTSSLSFLQEVGLTPIVLHGAGPQLDAELSAAGIEKHTVNGLRVTSPEALAIVRKVFQASNLKLVEALQQNGARATSITGGVFEAEYLDRDTYGLVGEVKAVNLAPIEASLQAGSIPVITSLGETPSGQILNVNADFAANELVQELQPYKIIFLTGTGGLLDADGKLIDSINLSTEFDHLMQQPWINGGMRVKIEQIKDLLDCLPLESSVSITRPSDLAKELFTHKGSGTLVRRGERVLRATSWDELDLPRLKSLIESSFGRTLVPEYFDTTTLLRAYVSENYRAAVILTDEGQFGAGRLTYLDKFAVLDDAQGEGLGRAVWNVMREETPQLFWRSRHKNQVNIFYYAESDGCIKQEKWKVFWYGLENFEQIQHCVAHCATRQPTLLG, encoded by the coding sequence ATGTCCCTCCCAGCACAGCCCCACAAACAGACCCGCCAGACCATCGTGCGCCTGCTTTCGAGCATGGCCAGCGCGAAGGAAATCAGCCAGTACCTCAAGCGTTTCTCGCAGGTGGATGCCAAGCGCTTTGCGGTGGTCAAGGTGGGCGGCGCCGTGCTTCGCGACGATCTGGACGCACTGACCTCGTCGCTGTCGTTTCTGCAGGAAGTCGGGCTGACACCGATCGTGCTGCATGGCGCTGGCCCGCAACTGGATGCGGAGCTGTCGGCAGCCGGCATCGAAAAGCACACCGTCAACGGACTGCGCGTGACCTCGCCCGAGGCGCTAGCGATCGTGCGCAAGGTGTTCCAGGCCTCCAACCTCAAACTGGTGGAAGCGCTGCAGCAAAACGGCGCGCGTGCGACCTCCATCACCGGTGGCGTGTTCGAGGCCGAGTATCTGGATCGCGACACCTACGGCCTGGTCGGTGAGGTCAAGGCGGTGAATCTGGCGCCGATCGAAGCCAGCCTGCAGGCTGGCTCGATCCCGGTGATCACCAGCCTGGGCGAAACGCCCAGCGGGCAGATCCTCAACGTCAATGCGGATTTTGCTGCCAACGAATTGGTGCAGGAGCTGCAGCCGTACAAGATCATTTTCCTTACCGGTACCGGCGGCCTGTTGGATGCCGACGGCAAGTTGATCGATTCGATCAACCTGTCCACCGAGTTCGATCATCTGATGCAGCAGCCGTGGATCAACGGCGGCATGCGGGTGAAGATCGAGCAGATCAAGGATTTGCTCGACTGCCTGCCTCTGGAGTCGTCGGTGTCGATCACCCGGCCGTCGGACCTGGCCAAGGAGCTGTTCACCCACAAGGGCTCGGGCACGCTGGTGCGGCGCGGCGAGCGCGTGCTGCGCGCCACCTCCTGGGACGAACTGGATCTGCCTCGCCTGAAGTCGCTCATCGAATCCAGCTTCGGCCGCACGCTGGTGCCGGAGTATTTCGACACCACCACGTTGCTGCGCGCGTATGTCAGCGAAAACTACCGCGCGGCGGTGATCCTGACCGACGAAGGCCAGTTCGGTGCGGGCAGGCTGACCTATCTGGACAAGTTCGCCGTGCTCGACGATGCGCAGGGCGAAGGTCTTGGCCGGGCGGTATGGAATGTGATGCGCGAAGAAACCCCGCAGTTGTTCTGGCGCTCGCGTCACAAAAATCAGGTCAATATCTTTTACTACGCCGAATCCGACGGTTGCATCAAGCAGGAGAAGTGGAAGGTGTTTTGGTACGGGCTGGAGAATTTCGAGCAGATCCAGCATTGCGTTGCGCATTGCGCGACGCGTCAACCGACCTTGCTGGGCTGA
- a CDS encoding acetylornithine deacetylase: MTDLLTATLDHLQALVSFDTRNPPRAIAAQGGIFDYLRAQLPGFQVEVVDHGAGAVSLYAVRGTPKYLFNVHLDTVPDSPHWSADPHVMRRTEDRVIGLGVCDIKGAAAALVAAANAGDGDAAFVFSSDEEANDPRCIAAFLARGVPYDAVLVAEPTMSEAVLAHRGISSVLMRFAGRAGHASGKQDPSASALHQAMRWGGKALDHVQSLAHARFGGLTGLRFNIGRVEGGIKANMIAPAAEVRFGFRPLPSMDVDGLLATFAGFAEPAAAHFEETFRGPSLPSGDIARAEERRLAARDVADALDLPIGNAVDFWTEASLFSAGGYTALVYGPGDIAQAHTADEFVTLEQLQRYAESVHRIINGSH, translated from the coding sequence ATGACTGACCTGCTCACCGCCACGCTCGACCACCTGCAGGCGCTGGTGTCCTTCGACACCCGCAATCCGCCGCGTGCGATTGCCGCGCAAGGCGGCATCTTCGATTATCTGCGCGCGCAGCTGCCGGGGTTCCAGGTCGAGGTGGTCGATCACGGTGCAGGGGCGGTGAGCTTGTACGCGGTGCGCGGCACGCCGAAGTACCTGTTCAACGTGCATCTGGATACCGTGCCGGATTCGCCGCACTGGAGTGCTGATCCACACGTGATGCGACGCACCGAAGACCGTGTGATCGGCCTGGGTGTCTGCGATATCAAGGGTGCGGCGGCGGCGCTGGTGGCGGCGGCCAATGCCGGCGACGGTGATGCGGCGTTTGTGTTTTCCTCGGACGAAGAAGCCAACGATCCGCGCTGTATCGCAGCGTTTTTGGCGCGTGGCGTGCCGTACGATGCGGTGTTGGTGGCCGAGCCGACCATGAGCGAAGCGGTGCTGGCGCATCGCGGCATCAGTTCGGTACTGATGCGGTTTGCCGGGCGCGCCGGGCATGCCTCGGGCAAGCAGGACCCCTCTGCAAGTGCCTTGCATCAGGCGATGCGCTGGGGTGGCAAAGCACTGGACCATGTCCAATCGCTGGCGCATGCGCGCTTCGGCGGTTTGACCGGGTTACGTTTCAATATCGGCCGCGTCGAGGGTGGCATCAAAGCCAACATGATCGCGCCTGCAGCCGAAGTGCGCTTTGGTTTTCGTCCGCTGCCATCGATGGACGTGGATGGATTGCTGGCCACCTTCGCCGGGTTTGCCGAGCCGGCGGCAGCGCATTTCGAAGAAACCTTTCGCGGGCCGAGCTTGCCGTCGGGTGATATCGCGCGTGCAGAAGAACGTCGCCTGGCTGCACGCGATGTTGCCGATGCGCTGGATCTGCCGATCGGCAATGCAGTGGACTTCTGGACCGAAGCCTCGTTGTTTTCGGCTGGCGGCTACACCGCGCTGGTCTATGGCCCGGGCGATATCGCACAAGCGCATACCGCCGACGAATTCGTCACGCTGGAACAGTTGCAGCGTTACGCCGAATCGGTCCATCGCATCATCAACGGTTCCCACTAA
- a CDS encoding GNAT family N-acetyltransferase — translation MESMPALRISTDKQELDLPLIHRFLSEQAYWCLGIPLDTVQRAIAGSLCFGGYCEGVGQVAFARVITDGATFGYLADVFVLDAHRGRGYGKQLVAAVMAHPHLQGLRRFMLATSDAHALYAQHGFAAPARPQALMEIAYPDLYRTTTTAA, via the coding sequence ATGGAATCCATGCCCGCACTACGCATCAGTACCGACAAGCAGGAACTCGACCTGCCGTTGATCCATCGCTTCCTTAGCGAGCAGGCCTATTGGTGCCTGGGCATTCCGCTGGACACGGTGCAGCGGGCGATCGCCGGCTCGCTGTGTTTCGGCGGTTATTGCGAGGGCGTAGGGCAGGTGGCGTTCGCGCGCGTGATCACCGACGGTGCCACCTTCGGCTATCTGGCCGATGTGTTCGTGCTTGATGCCCATCGTGGGCGCGGCTATGGCAAGCAACTGGTGGCGGCAGTGATGGCCCATCCGCATCTGCAGGGCCTTCGCCGCTTCATGCTCGCCACCTCCGATGCGCATGCGCTCTACGCACAGCACGGTTTCGCCGCGCCGGCGCGGCCGCAGGCGTTGATGGAAATCGCCTATCCCGATCTCTACCGCACCACCACCACGGCTGCCTGA
- a CDS encoding argininosuccinate synthase, giving the protein MSQQTASTNPESPIPTPGTKDIVLAFSGGLDTSFCIPYLQERGYAVHTVFADTGGVDAEEREFIEKRAAELGAASHVTVDGGPAIWEGFVKPFVWAGEGYQGQYPLLVSDRYLIVDAALKRAEELGTRIIAHGCTGMGNDQVRFDLAVKALGDYQIVAPIREIQKEHTQTRAYEQKYLEARGFGVRAKQQAYTINENLLGLTMSGGEIDRWEAPGEGARGWCAPRNAWPTEALTVTLKFVEGEAVELDGKPLPGAKILAKLNTLFAQYGVGRGVYTGDTVIGLKGRIVFEAPGLVSLLTAHRALEDAVLTKQQNRFKPDVARKWVELVYEGFYHDPLKSDIEAFLKSSQSKVNGEVTLETRGGRVDAVAVRSPHLLNTKGATYAQSADWGVQEAEGFIKLFGMSSTLYAQVNR; this is encoded by the coding sequence ATGTCGCAGCAGACCGCTTCCACCAATCCCGAATCCCCAATCCCGACTCCCGGCACCAAGGACATCGTTCTCGCGTTTTCCGGTGGTCTGGATACCAGCTTCTGCATTCCGTATCTGCAGGAGCGCGGCTATGCGGTGCACACCGTGTTCGCCGACACCGGTGGTGTGGATGCCGAAGAGCGTGAGTTCATCGAGAAGCGTGCCGCCGAATTGGGCGCGGCCAGCCATGTCACCGTCGATGGTGGCCCGGCGATCTGGGAAGGCTTCGTCAAGCCGTTCGTGTGGGCAGGCGAGGGCTATCAGGGGCAGTATCCGTTGCTGGTGTCCGACCGTTACCTGATCGTGGATGCCGCGCTCAAGCGCGCTGAAGAATTGGGCACGCGCATCATTGCGCACGGCTGCACCGGCATGGGCAACGATCAGGTGCGTTTCGATCTTGCAGTGAAGGCGCTGGGCGATTATCAGATCGTTGCGCCGATCCGCGAGATCCAGAAAGAGCACACCCAGACCCGCGCCTACGAACAGAAGTATCTGGAAGCGCGCGGCTTTGGCGTGCGTGCCAAGCAGCAGGCCTACACCATCAACGAGAACCTGCTGGGGCTGACCATGTCCGGCGGTGAGATCGATCGGTGGGAAGCGCCGGGCGAAGGTGCACGCGGCTGGTGCGCGCCGCGTAACGCATGGCCGACCGAAGCGCTGACGGTGACGCTGAAGTTCGTCGAAGGCGAAGCCGTGGAGCTGGACGGCAAGCCGCTGCCGGGCGCGAAGATCCTGGCCAAGCTCAACACCTTGTTCGCGCAGTACGGCGTGGGCCGCGGCGTGTACACCGGCGACACCGTGATCGGTTTGAAGGGCCGCATCGTGTTCGAGGCACCGGGCCTGGTTTCGCTACTCACTGCGCACCGTGCGCTGGAAGACGCCGTGCTGACCAAGCAACAGAACCGCTTCAAGCCGGACGTGGCGCGCAAGTGGGTGGAGCTGGTGTACGAAGGCTTCTATCACGACCCGCTCAAGAGCGATATCGAGGCGTTCCTCAAGTCCTCGCAGTCCAAGGTCAACGGCGAAGTCACGCTGGAAACCCGCGGTGGCCGTGTCGACGCGGTGGCGGTGCGTTCGCCGCACCTGCTCAACACCAAGGGGGCGACTTACGCGCAATCGGCCGACTGGGGCGTGCAAGAGGCGGAGGGCTTCATCAAACTGTTCGGGATGAGCTCGACCCTGTACGCACAGGTCAACCGCTGA
- a CDS encoding N-acetylornithine carbamoyltransferase, protein MSLKHFLNTQDWSRAELDALLTQAALFKRNKLGSELKGKSIALVFFNPSMRTRTSFELGAFQLGGHAVVLQPGKDAWPIEFNLGTVMDGDTEEHIAEVARVLGRYVDLIGVRAFPKFVDWSKDREDQVLKSFAKYSPVPVINMETITHPCQELAHALALQEHFGTPDLRGKKYVLTWTYHPKPLNTAVANSALTIATRMGMDVTLLCPTPDYILDQRYMDWAAQNVAESGGSLQVSHDIDSAYAGADVVYAKSWGALPFFGNWEPEKPIRDQYQHFIVDERKMALTNNGVFSHCLPLRRNVKATDAVMDSPNCIAIDEAENRLHVQKAIMAALVGQGRRDS, encoded by the coding sequence ATGTCACTGAAGCACTTCTTGAACACCCAGGACTGGAGCCGCGCCGAACTGGACGCGCTGTTGACCCAGGCCGCGTTGTTCAAACGCAACAAGCTGGGAAGCGAGCTGAAGGGCAAGTCGATCGCGCTGGTGTTCTTCAACCCTTCCATGCGCACCCGCACCAGCTTCGAACTGGGCGCGTTCCAATTGGGCGGGCATGCGGTGGTACTGCAGCCGGGCAAGGATGCATGGCCGATCGAATTCAATCTGGGCACAGTGATGGACGGCGACACCGAAGAGCACATCGCCGAAGTGGCGCGCGTGCTGGGACGCTATGTCGACCTGATCGGCGTGCGCGCGTTTCCGAAGTTCGTTGACTGGTCCAAGGACCGCGAAGATCAGGTGCTCAAGAGCTTCGCCAAGTACTCGCCGGTGCCGGTGATCAACATGGAGACCATCACTCACCCGTGTCAGGAGCTGGCGCATGCGCTGGCGCTGCAGGAGCACTTCGGCACGCCGGATCTGCGCGGCAAGAAGTATGTGCTGACCTGGACCTATCATCCCAAGCCGCTCAACACCGCGGTGGCCAATTCCGCGTTGACGATTGCGACCCGCATGGGCATGGACGTGACCCTGCTGTGCCCGACGCCGGACTACATCCTGGATCAGCGCTACATGGACTGGGCCGCGCAGAACGTGGCCGAAAGCGGCGGCTCGCTGCAGGTGAGCCATGACATCGACAGCGCCTACGCCGGCGCGGATGTCGTCTATGCCAAGAGCTGGGGCGCGTTGCCGTTCTTCGGCAACTGGGAACCGGAAAAGCCGATCCGCGACCAGTACCAGCATTTCATCGTCGACGAACGCAAGATGGCACTGACCAACAATGGCGTGTTTTCGCATTGCCTGCCGCTGCGTCGCAACGTCAAGGCGACCGACGCAGTGATGGATTCGCCCAACTGCATCGCCATCGATGAAGCCGAAAATCGCCTGCATGTGCAGAAGGCGATCATGGCGGCCCTGGTCGGCCAGGGCCGCCGGGATTCGTGA
- the cysS gene encoding cysteine--tRNA ligase, with amino-acid sequence MSLRLHNNLTRRVEPFTPLDPSSPTLYVCGPTVYNYAHIGNARGPVVFDVLAALLRRRYGALRYARNITDVDDKINAAAQAQGVPISTITDRFAAIYRQDMAALGVVPPDIEPEATAHIPQIVAMIEQLIANGHAYAAEGHVLFSVSSFEDYGKLSRRDPDEMLAGARVDVAPYKRDPGDFVLWKPSSDELPGWESPWGRGRPGWHIECSAMAAAHLGPTIDIHAGGVDLQFPHHENEIAQSECAHGGATFARFWLHNGMLNFSGAKMSKSLGNIETVHDLIAKHPPEALRYALLSAHYRQPLDWSDGLIEQATNTLDRLYGTLRDLAALEACGSSGVEVSKTIPVEVESALQDDLNTPLALSVIASIASEARALRNELVHGGEPSARMSELHAVRAKLLGAGLALGLLQQDPAAWFSRGTDADDDARITALVQERSAAKKAKDFARADAIRKQLADEGIVLEDTPQGVRWKRA; translated from the coding sequence ATGAGCCTGCGCCTGCACAACAACCTTACGCGGCGGGTCGAACCGTTCACGCCGCTCGATCCGTCCAGCCCCACCCTCTATGTCTGCGGCCCTACCGTTTACAACTATGCGCATATCGGCAACGCCCGCGGCCCGGTGGTGTTCGATGTCCTGGCCGCGCTGTTGCGCCGACGCTACGGCGCGCTGCGCTACGCGCGCAACATCACCGACGTGGACGACAAGATCAACGCTGCAGCGCAGGCGCAGGGCGTCCCGATCTCGACGATCACCGACCGCTTCGCCGCGATCTACCGGCAGGACATGGCCGCGCTCGGTGTGGTGCCGCCGGATATCGAACCGGAAGCCACCGCGCATATTCCGCAGATCGTGGCGATGATCGAGCAGTTGATCGCCAATGGGCACGCCTACGCCGCCGAAGGCCACGTGCTGTTTTCGGTGTCCAGCTTCGAGGACTACGGCAAACTCTCGCGGCGCGATCCGGATGAAATGCTGGCCGGCGCGCGCGTGGACGTGGCGCCGTACAAGCGCGACCCTGGCGACTTCGTGCTGTGGAAACCCTCCAGCGACGAGCTTCCCGGCTGGGAATCGCCCTGGGGCCGTGGCCGCCCGGGCTGGCATATCGAGTGCTCGGCGATGGCCGCCGCACATCTGGGGCCGACCATCGACATCCACGCCGGCGGCGTTGACCTGCAGTTCCCGCATCACGAAAACGAAATTGCGCAGAGCGAATGCGCGCATGGCGGCGCCACCTTTGCGCGGTTCTGGCTGCACAACGGCATGCTCAATTTCAGCGGCGCGAAGATGAGCAAGTCGCTGGGCAACATCGAAACCGTGCACGACCTGATTGCCAAGCATCCGCCCGAAGCGCTGCGCTACGCGCTGCTGAGCGCGCACTACCGTCAGCCGCTGGACTGGTCGGATGGTTTGATCGAGCAGGCCACGAACACGCTGGACCGGTTGTATGGAACGCTGCGGGATCTGGCTGCGTTGGAAGCCTGCGGAAGCAGTGGCGTCGAAGTATCGAAGACGATCCCCGTCGAAGTGGAGTCTGCTCTCCAAGACGATCTCAACACGCCGCTGGCCTTGTCGGTTATCGCCAGCATCGCCTCGGAAGCGCGTGCGTTGCGCAACGAGTTGGTTCATGGCGGCGAACCTTCGGCACGTATGAGCGAGCTCCATGCGGTGCGCGCAAAGTTGCTGGGTGCCGGCCTGGCCCTGGGGCTGCTTCAACAGGACCCGGCCGCATGGTTCTCGCGCGGCACCGACGCCGACGACGATGCGCGCATCACTGCGCTGGTCCAAGAGCGCAGCGCCGCGAAGAAGGCCAAGGATTTCGCCCGGGCCGACGCCATCCGCAAGCAGCTCGCCGACGAAGGTATCGTGCTGGAAGACACACCGCAGGGCGTGCGCTGGAAACGCGCCTGA
- a CDS encoding SufE family protein, with translation MTTSPFPLEPTATEAQAAIAEEFSFFGDWSERYQYLIDLGRKLPAFPEHWKTEEHRLHGCQSMVWIVPEGNAERLDFHAVSDSAIVSGLIYLALRVYSGRSAQEILATEPDYIAGIGLTKHLSPTRSNGVAAMLAFIRDTARTQQ, from the coding sequence ATGACCACCTCCCCCTTCCCGCTCGAACCTACAGCCACCGAAGCGCAGGCCGCCATTGCCGAGGAATTTTCCTTTTTCGGCGACTGGTCCGAGCGCTATCAGTACCTGATCGATCTTGGCCGCAAGTTGCCCGCCTTTCCGGAACACTGGAAGACCGAAGAACACCGTCTGCATGGCTGCCAGTCGATGGTGTGGATCGTGCCGGAAGGCAATGCCGAACGGCTGGATTTCCACGCCGTCAGCGATTCGGCCATCGTCTCGGGGCTGATCTATCTCGCCTTGCGCGTGTATTCGGGACGTAGCGCGCAAGAGATCCTGGCGACCGAGCCGGACTACATCGCCGGGATCGGCCTGACCAAGCATCTGTCGCCGACCCGCAGTAACGGCGTGGCCGCGATGCTCGCCTTCATTCGCGACACCGCGCGCACGCAGCAGTGA
- a CDS encoding MFS transporter, translating into MSTPTPLPADSLRTLFAHPGFGLVLLYRVAAMLSYQIVAVTVGWHIYEMTGNPLSLGLIGLAEILPFFCIAPFAGYLVDHLPRRRLGMVAALGLVATALLLLAIPQGWLPVKGVWPIYAAISLTGAARSFLSPVYNALFARALPRESFARGASIGSVTFQAGMVIGPALGGVLVGWGGKGLAYGVAASVAMLAILALALLRVSEPVSEGPRAPIFRSIAEGAQFVLSNQIMLGAMALDMFSVLLGGAVSMLPAFIHDILHYGPEGLGILRGAPALGSIVVGIWLARHPLQRNAGRVLLLSVAGFGLCTIAFGLSRHFWLSAAILLLYGMCDGVSVVVRQTILQLATPDAIRGRVSSINSIFIGSSNELGAFYDGVMARLVGLVPAVVIGGGVTLGVVATIAWKAPRLRKLDLRDLQ; encoded by the coding sequence GTGAGCACGCCCACACCCTTGCCCGCCGATTCGCTGCGCACGCTGTTTGCTCACCCAGGCTTCGGCCTGGTGCTGCTGTATCGCGTGGCGGCGATGCTGTCCTACCAGATCGTCGCGGTGACGGTCGGTTGGCATATCTACGAAATGACCGGCAACCCGCTCTCGCTGGGGCTGATCGGCCTGGCCGAAATCCTGCCGTTCTTCTGCATCGCCCCCTTTGCCGGCTACCTGGTCGATCACTTACCGCGCCGCCGGCTGGGCATGGTCGCAGCGCTGGGCTTGGTCGCGACCGCGCTGCTGCTGTTGGCGATCCCCCAAGGCTGGCTGCCGGTCAAAGGCGTGTGGCCCATCTACGCCGCCATCTCGCTCACCGGCGCGGCACGCTCTTTCTTGTCGCCGGTCTACAACGCCTTGTTCGCAAGGGCGCTGCCGCGCGAATCCTTCGCACGCGGTGCCAGCATCGGCAGCGTCACCTTCCAGGCCGGCATGGTGATCGGTCCGGCGCTGGGCGGCGTACTGGTCGGCTGGGGCGGCAAGGGCCTGGCTTACGGCGTGGCCGCCAGCGTGGCGATGCTGGCGATCCTGGCATTGGCGCTGTTGCGCGTCAGCGAGCCGGTCAGCGAAGGTCCACGTGCACCGATCTTCCGCAGCATTGCCGAGGGCGCGCAGTTCGTACTGTCCAACCAGATCATGCTGGGCGCGATGGCGCTGGACATGTTTTCGGTGCTGCTCGGCGGCGCGGTGTCGATGCTGCCGGCCTTCATCCACGACATCCTGCACTACGGCCCGGAAGGCCTGGGCATCCTGCGCGGTGCGCCGGCGCTGGGTTCGATCGTGGTCGGCATATGGCTGGCGCGGCACCCGCTGCAGCGCAACGCGGGGCGCGTGCTGCTGCTCTCGGTCGCTGGCTTCGGGCTATGCACCATCGCCTTCGGGCTGTCGCGCCATTTCTGGCTGTCGGCGGCGATCCTGCTGCTGTACGGCATGTGCGATGGGGTGTCGGTGGTGGTGCGCCAGACCATTCTGCAGCTGGCTACGCCCGATGCCATACGTGGGCGCGTCTCTTCGATCAACAGCATCTTCATCGGCTCGTCCAACGAGCTGGGCGCGTTCTACGACGGCGTGATGGCGCGCCTGGTCGGCCTGGTGCCGGCGGTGGTGATCGGCGGCGGCGTCACCCTGGGCGTAGTGGCCACTATCGCCTGGAAGGCGCCACGCCTGCGCAAGCTGGATCTACGCGATCTGCAGTGA
- a CDS encoding S41 family peptidase, translating to MQRAAVLWTMTYLLACPVAHAAPPVLEQSERQALSGAVADALDAQYIDPAMAQRMRKVLPRNAARGDDVAIADPAALAQRLTDDLRAVSHDGHQWMEYHPEGARWAGLSQSHRARCGAACDGARQRRLRQGRTDAGQRRLPHVPRLRLPVPCASTARSAMDFVANTDVLIIDLRDNAGGDPAMVAYLASYLFDERVRLNDIYTRKSNSIAHSWATPGLPGPAFGGRKPLYLLTTPQTFSAAGDFAYALQKTGRAAAVGDASGGGAHPSRGFKVSAHFVAVVPYAKSVSAITHANWEGTGVLPDVAVPASQALDTAYRLGIERLIATSANADEVARLRAFAATAPDLLLRACCP from the coding sequence ATGCAGCGAGCGGCGGTGTTGTGGACGATGACGTACCTGTTGGCTTGCCCGGTAGCACACGCGGCACCGCCAGTGCTGGAGCAGAGCGAGCGGCAGGCGCTTTCCGGCGCGGTGGCGGACGCGCTCGACGCGCAGTACATCGATCCCGCCATGGCACAGCGCATGCGCAAGGTCTTGCCTCGTAATGCTGCGCGTGGCGACGACGTGGCCATTGCCGATCCGGCCGCATTGGCGCAGCGTCTGACCGATGATCTACGTGCGGTCTCGCACGACGGCCATCAGTGGATGGAATACCACCCGGAGGGCGCGCGATGGGCCGGTCTCTCCCAGTCGCACCGAGCTCGATGCGGCGCGGCCTGCGATGGCGCGCGACAACGTCGCCTTCGACAAGGTCGAACGGATGCAGGGCAACGTCGGTTACCTCACGTTCCGCGTCTGCGCTTACCCGTACCTTGCGCGTCGACTGCACGTTCGGCGATGGATTTTGTCGCCAACACCGATGTGTTGATCATCGACCTGCGCGACAACGCCGGCGGCGACCCGGCAATGGTGGCCTACCTGGCCAGTTATCTGTTCGACGAGCGGGTGCGCCTGAACGATATCTACACCCGCAAGAGCAACAGCATCGCGCACTCCTGGGCCACGCCCGGCCTGCCGGGGCCGGCCTTCGGCGGCCGCAAGCCGCTTTACCTGCTGACTACCCCGCAGACGTTTTCGGCTGCCGGGGATTTTGCCTATGCGCTGCAGAAAACAGGGCGGGCCGCCGCCGTCGGCGACGCCAGTGGCGGCGGCGCGCACCCGAGTCGCGGTTTCAAGGTGAGTGCGCATTTTGTGGCGGTGGTGCCGTATGCAAAATCGGTCAGTGCGATCACGCATGCGAACTGGGAAGGCACCGGCGTGCTCCCCGACGTGGCCGTGCCGGCGTCGCAGGCATTGGACACAGCGTATCGCCTGGGCATCGAACGCTTGATCGCAACGAGTGCCAATGCCGACGAGGTCGCGAGGCTGCGTGCGTTTGCCGCAACGGCGCCAGATCTTCTATTGCGTGCGTGCTGCCCGTAG
- the dksA gene encoding RNA polymerase-binding protein DksA, producing MAAKKPTKKAVEAAKKSAKPVAKKTAAPAAAKPAAKPATKQPAAKKAPAKKVAAKPAQASKTAVSAAPKPVKPVAKRAAKPAANKKAAPAAAKPAAKPVAPKSVPKPATKPAPAKSVPVKVEKPAPAPAPKAVPAKPAKPATPSLKNPVPVSKSSAKTPSKTEAPAKPAATRPVGKVAVAVTSKPSSSAPKTKYKVVEYKTDEATGRPILPQGYKPAADEEYMNKLQQEYFRQRLQSWRNEMVEESKQTIENLREEVRDIGDEAERATRETENSLELRARDRARKLISKIDSTLKRLEDGDYGYCVDTGEEIGLDRLEARLTAERTIDAQERWEHLQKQQGD from the coding sequence GTGGCTGCTAAAAAACCTACAAAAAAGGCCGTAGAGGCCGCCAAGAAGTCCGCCAAACCCGTTGCGAAAAAGACAGCGGCGCCCGCCGCTGCGAAACCGGCCGCCAAGCCGGCGACCAAGCAGCCGGCTGCGAAGAAGGCACCTGCGAAGAAGGTCGCTGCCAAGCCGGCGCAGGCTTCCAAGACCGCCGTGTCCGCAGCCCCAAAGCCAGTGAAACCCGTCGCCAAGCGTGCTGCCAAGCCGGCGGCGAACAAGAAGGCAGCTCCGGCTGCCGCCAAACCGGCTGCCAAGCCGGTGGCGCCCAAGTCCGTACCGAAGCCGGCCACCAAGCCGGCTCCGGCCAAGTCAGTCCCGGTCAAGGTTGAAAAGCCCGCGCCCGCACCGGCCCCCAAGGCCGTCCCTGCGAAGCCGGCAAAGCCTGCGACCCCGTCACTTAAGAATCCCGTGCCCGTTTCGAAATCTTCCGCAAAAACGCCAAGCAAAACCGAAGCCCCCGCCAAGCCTGCTGCGACCCGTCCGGTCGGCAAGGTGGCTGTGGCCGTGACCTCCAAGCCGTCCAGCTCGGCACCCAAGACCAAGTACAAGGTGGTCGAGTACAAGACCGATGAAGCCACCGGTCGCCCGATCCTGCCGCAGGGCTACAAGCCTGCCGCGGATGAGGAGTACATGAACAAGCTGCAGCAGGAATACTTCCGCCAGCGTCTGCAGAGTTGGCGCAACGAGATGGTGGAGGAATCCAAGCAGACCATCGAAAACCTGCGCGAAGAAGTCCGCGACATCGGCGACGAAGCCGAACGCGCCACCCGCGAGACCGAAAACTCGCTGGAACTGCGTGCCCGTGATCGCGCGCGCAAACTGATCTCCAAGATCGACAGCACACTCAAGCGTCTGGAAGACGGTGACTACGGCTACTGCGTGGACACCGGCGAAGAGATCGGCCTGGACCGCCTGGAGGCGCGTCTGACTGCCGAGCGCACCATCGACGCCCAGGAGCGTTGGGAGCATCTGCAGAAGCAGCAGGGCGACTGA
- the yidD gene encoding membrane protein insertion efficiency factor YidD has protein sequence MQVAYHWQVISRLLIALLRFYKLFISPLLGPHCRFAPSCSEYAMTAIGRFGPLRGSWLAARRLGRCHPFHPGGFDPVPDAPASPSSSCSCKGPHP, from the coding sequence ATGCAAGTGGCATATCATTGGCAAGTGATCTCACGCCTGCTCATCGCGCTGCTGCGCTTTTACAAGCTGTTCATCAGCCCCCTGCTCGGGCCGCACTGCCGTTTTGCGCCCAGCTGTTCGGAGTACGCGATGACCGCCATCGGCCGCTTCGGCCCGCTACGCGGCAGTTGGCTTGCCGCACGCAGGCTCGGCCGCTGCCATCCCTTCCATCCAGGCGGGTTCGATCCGGTGCCCGATGCGCCCGCGTCGCCCTCTTCTTCCTGTAGCTGCAAAGGACCCCATCCATGA